One stretch of Streptomyces agglomeratus DNA includes these proteins:
- a CDS encoding bifunctional ADP-dependent NAD(P)H-hydrate dehydratase/NAD(P)H-hydrate epimerase, with protein sequence MRAAYGVETVRTAERELMARLPEGALMQRAAAGLAAVCAGLLGRVYGSRVVLLVGSGDNGGDALYAGARLARRGAGVAAVLLDAGRAHRGGLAALRAAGGSVAGDATAALARADLVVDGITGIGGRGGLRDAAVPLARAARESGAVVVAVDLPSGTEADSGEVRGECVRADVTVTFGTYKPGLLVDPAREYAGAVRLIELGLDLGAVEADVEALQHADVAALLPAPGAGSDKYRRGVVGVVAGSKRYPGAAVLAVAGALRGGAGAVRYVGHGADAVIARFPEALVHAGPPSEAGRVQAWVIGPGLGEDAGGALGDVLASDVPVLVDADGLRPLEPEMVRGRDAPTLLTPHAGEAAALLGVSREEVEAGRLVAVRELAALYGATVLLKGSTTLVAPAGGTGAGFAARPVRVNPTGTPWLATAGSGDVLSGLAGALLAAGLGAMDAGSAAAYLHGLAGRLAAGGAPVGAMDVADALPGAWRGVVGRGRTAPGTPSGTV encoded by the coding sequence ATGCGTGCCGCCTATGGCGTGGAGACCGTACGGACCGCCGAGCGTGAGCTGATGGCGCGGCTCCCCGAGGGCGCGCTCATGCAGCGGGCCGCGGCGGGGCTCGCCGCGGTGTGCGCGGGGCTGCTGGGGCGGGTGTACGGCTCGCGGGTCGTCCTCCTCGTCGGGAGCGGCGACAACGGGGGCGACGCGCTGTACGCCGGGGCGCGGCTCGCCCGGCGGGGCGCGGGCGTCGCCGCCGTACTGCTCGACGCCGGGCGCGCGCACCGGGGCGGGCTGGCGGCGCTGCGGGCGGCGGGCGGCTCCGTGGCGGGGGACGCGACGGCCGCTCTCGCGCGGGCCGACCTCGTGGTCGACGGGATCACCGGGATCGGCGGGCGGGGCGGTCTGCGGGACGCCGCTGTGCCGCTCGCGCGGGCCGCGCGGGAATCCGGGGCGGTCGTCGTCGCCGTGGACCTGCCCAGCGGGACCGAGGCGGACAGCGGGGAGGTGCGGGGGGAGTGCGTGCGGGCCGATGTCACGGTGACGTTCGGTACGTACAAGCCGGGGCTGCTCGTCGACCCCGCCCGGGAGTACGCGGGGGCCGTGCGGCTCATCGAACTGGGGCTGGACCTCGGCGCGGTGGAGGCGGATGTCGAGGCGCTCCAGCACGCGGATGTCGCCGCGCTCCTGCCGGCCCCGGGGGCCGGGAGCGACAAGTACCGGCGCGGGGTGGTGGGCGTCGTGGCGGGCTCGAAGCGGTATCCGGGGGCGGCGGTGCTGGCCGTCGCGGGCGCGCTGCGGGGCGGGGCCGGGGCGGTGCGGTACGTCGGGCACGGTGCGGACGCGGTCATCGCGCGCTTCCCGGAGGCACTGGTGCACGCGGGGCCGCCGTCCGAGGCCGGGCGGGTGCAGGCGTGGGTGATCGGGCCGGGGCTGGGCGAGGACGCGGGCGGGGCGCTGGGGGACGTACTGGCGTCCGACGTGCCGGTGCTCGTCGACGCCGACGGGCTGCGTCCGCTGGAGCCGGAGATGGTGCGCGGGCGCGACGCGCCGACGCTGCTGACGCCGCACGCGGGGGAAGCGGCCGCGCTGCTCGGGGTGTCGCGGGAGGAAGTGGAGGCGGGGCGGCTGGTCGCGGTGCGGGAGCTGGCCGCGCTGTACGGGGCCACGGTGCTGCTGAAGGGTTCCACGACCCTGGTCGCGCCTGCGGGCGGCACGGGCGCCGGGTTCGCGGCGCGGCCGGTGCGGGTGAATCCGACGGGCACGCCCTGGCTGGCCACGGCGGGGAGCGGGGATGTGCTGTCCGGGCTGGCGGGGGCGCTGCTGGCGGCGGGGCTCGGGGCGATGGACGCGGGATCGGCCGCGGCGTACCTGCACGGGCTGGCGGGGCGGCTGGCGGCGGGCGGGGCTCCCGTGGGGGCGATGGACGTGGCGGACGCGCTGCCGGGGGCCTGGCGCGGGGTTGTGGGGCGGGGGCGCACCGCTCCGGGGACGCCGTCCGGGACGGTGTGA
- a CDS encoding holo-ACP synthase → MIIGVGIDVAEIERFRASMERTPQMAERLFLPSELNLPSGDRRGIASLAARFAAKEALAKALGAPAGLHWTDAEVYVEDSGQPRLRVSGTVLARAEALGVRSWHVSLSHDAGIASAVVVAEG, encoded by the coding sequence GTGATCATTGGTGTGGGGATCGACGTCGCCGAGATCGAGCGCTTCCGGGCGTCGATGGAGCGTACGCCGCAGATGGCTGAACGGCTGTTCCTGCCGAGTGAGTTGAACCTGCCGAGCGGCGACCGGCGGGGCATCGCCTCGCTCGCCGCCCGGTTCGCGGCGAAGGAGGCCCTGGCGAAGGCGCTGGGCGCGCCCGCCGGGCTGCACTGGACGGACGCGGAGGTGTACGTGGAGGACAGCGGGCAGCCGCGGCTGCGGGTGAGCGGGACGGTACTGGCGCGGGCGGAGGCGCTCGGGGTGCGGTCGTGGCACGTGTCGCTCAGTCACGACGCGGGGATCGCTTCGGCGGTGGTCGTCGCGGAGGGGTGA